The following are from one region of the Tenacibaculum dicentrarchi genome:
- a CDS encoding F0F1 ATP synthase subunit epsilon — protein MFLEIVTPEAILFSSNVDSVTVPGINGEFQMLTNHAAVVSILTKGTIKIQVHTQDDLIFDDLHESIVSLPEDKKVLTLTIKSGTLEMKDNKAIILAD, from the coding sequence ATGTTTTTAGAAATTGTAACTCCAGAAGCTATTTTGTTTTCATCAAATGTAGACTCTGTTACTGTACCAGGTATTAATGGTGAATTTCAAATGTTAACTAATCACGCAGCTGTTGTGTCGATTTTAACAAAAGGAACTATAAAAATACAAGTACATACACAAGACGATTTAATTTTTGATGACTTACATGAAAGTATTGTAAGTTTACCAGAAGATAAAAAGGTTTTAACCTTAACTATTAAATCTGGAACTTTAGAAATGAAAGATAATAAGGCAATTATTCTAGCTGATTAA
- a CDS encoding Sec-independent protein translocase subunit TatA/TatB encodes MKVAFLFIGGPEIFVILLIVVMLFGADKIPEIARGLGKGIRQVKDATNDIKKEINNSTNENGVNTDFVEDINKEVTKVKENIDDLTGPIKRRF; translated from the coding sequence ATGAAAGTAGCTTTTTTATTTATCGGAGGTCCAGAGATTTTTGTAATCTTGTTAATTGTTGTAATGTTATTTGGTGCAGATAAAATTCCTGAAATAGCCAGAGGCTTAGGAAAAGGTATCCGCCAGGTAAAAGATGCTACAAACGATATTAAAAAAGAAATTAATAATAGTACCAACGAAAATGGTGTAAATACCGATTTTGTTGAAGATATCAATAAAGAAGTAACAAAAGTTAAAGAAAATATTGATGACTTAACAGGTCCTATAAAACGTAGGTTTTAA
- a CDS encoding O-methyltransferase: MHFLPEKIDTYVVNHSQQEPKILQELTKETWQKVLNPRMLSGAFQGRVLSMISKLIQPKNILEIGTYTGYSALSLAEGLPKDGLLYTIDKNEELEELQIKYFKKSDYSHQIKQYIGNAINIIPTINTKFDLVFIDADKSNYLNYFDLIIDKMNTGGVILSDNVLWSGKVVEELNPKDIDTKILLEYNKKLNEDPRIETVLLPIRDGLTISRVK; this comes from the coding sequence ATGCACTTTCTTCCAGAAAAAATAGATACTTATGTTGTCAATCATTCACAACAAGAACCTAAAATATTACAAGAATTAACTAAAGAAACTTGGCAAAAAGTTTTAAATCCACGGATGTTGAGCGGTGCTTTTCAGGGTCGAGTTTTATCGATGATATCAAAATTAATACAGCCAAAAAACATTTTAGAAATAGGAACTTATACTGGTTATTCTGCACTTTCTTTAGCCGAAGGATTGCCAAAAGACGGGCTTCTTTATACCATTGATAAAAATGAAGAATTAGAAGAACTTCAAATTAAATATTTTAAAAAGTCAGATTATTCACATCAAATAAAGCAATATATAGGAAATGCCATTAATATTATCCCTACAATAAACACCAAATTTGACTTAGTTTTTATTGATGCTGATAAATCGAACTACTTAAATTATTTTGATTTAATTATTGATAAAATGAATACTGGAGGTGTTATTTTATCTGATAATGTACTTTGGAGCGGTAAGGTTGTCGAAGAATTAAACCCAAAAGACATCGACACAAAAATACTTTTAGAATACAATAAAAAACTAAATGAAGACCCTCGTATAGAAACGGTTTTACTGCCAATTCGTGATGGTTTAACAATTAGTAGGGTAAAATAA
- the panB gene encoding 3-methyl-2-oxobutanoate hydroxymethyltransferase, which yields MSIAKKQYKRVTTKSLVDMKANGEKISMLTAYDYTMAKIVDGAGIDVILVGDSASNVMAGHETTLPITLDQMIYHASSVIRAIERCLVVVDLPFGTYQGNSKNALDSAIRIMKESGGHAVKLEGGSEIGESISRILTAGIPVMGHLGLTPQSIYKFGTYTVRAKQDEEAEKLLKDAKLLQELGCFALVLEKVPAALAQKVAESLTIPVIGIGAGGGVDGQVLVTHDMIGMTHEFNPRFLRRYLDLYTEMTGAFENYIADVKSKDFPNEKEQY from the coding sequence ATGTCAATAGCCAAAAAACAATATAAAAGAGTAACAACAAAATCATTAGTAGATATGAAGGCAAATGGAGAGAAAATCTCTATGCTTACTGCTTATGATTATACGATGGCAAAAATTGTAGACGGAGCAGGAATTGATGTCATTTTAGTCGGAGATTCAGCATCGAATGTAATGGCGGGGCATGAAACCACCTTGCCCATTACACTTGACCAAATGATTTATCATGCAAGTTCGGTAATCCGTGCTATTGAGCGTTGTTTAGTTGTTGTTGATTTACCTTTTGGAACCTATCAAGGAAATTCTAAAAATGCTTTAGATTCTGCTATCAGAATAATGAAAGAATCGGGTGGACACGCCGTGAAATTAGAAGGAGGAAGTGAAATTGGCGAATCGATATCAAGAATTTTAACGGCAGGGATTCCTGTAATGGGACACTTAGGATTAACGCCACAATCTATCTATAAATTTGGAACATACACCGTTAGAGCAAAGCAAGATGAGGAAGCTGAAAAATTATTAAAAGATGCCAAACTATTACAAGAATTAGGGTGTTTTGCTTTGGTTTTAGAAAAAGTACCAGCAGCTTTAGCTCAAAAAGTTGCCGAAAGTTTAACCATACCTGTTATCGGAATTGGAGCAGGTGGCGGAGTAGACGGACAAGTTTTAGTTACTCATGATATGATTGGTATGACACATGAATTTAATCCTCGTTTTTTACGTAGATATTTAGATTTATATACAGAAATGACAGGAGCTTTTGAAAATTATATTGCCGATGTAAAATCAAAAGACTTTCCGAACGAAAAGGAACAATATTAA
- a CDS encoding 2-hydroxyacid dehydrogenase, translating into MKILHLDSNHELLLNQLNDVGFVNEQDYTASKEVIEAKINQYDGIIIRSRFTIDKQFLDKATNLKFIGRVGAGLENIACEYANQKGIHLISAPEGNRNAVGEHALGMILSLFNKFRKADNEVRNGKWLREDNRGIELDGRTIGLIGYGNMGKSFAKKLRGFDVKVLCYDIKPNVGDENCTQVSLEELQQKADVLSLHTPQTALTTNMIDANFINAFSKPFWLINTARGKSVVTSDLVDALKSSKVLGAGLDVLEYEKKSFENLFVNQDMPEAFQYLIKADNVLLSPHVAGWTVESKQKLAQTIVDKIKTIFC; encoded by the coding sequence ATGAAAATACTTCACTTAGATTCAAATCACGAATTACTTTTAAATCAATTAAACGATGTAGGTTTTGTTAATGAACAAGATTATACAGCATCAAAAGAAGTAATAGAAGCTAAAATTAATCAATATGATGGAATTATTATCCGAAGTAGATTTACTATTGATAAACAGTTTTTAGACAAAGCAACGAATTTAAAATTTATCGGAAGAGTAGGAGCAGGACTTGAAAATATAGCTTGTGAATATGCGAATCAAAAAGGAATTCATTTAATTTCAGCTCCTGAAGGAAATAGAAATGCGGTTGGTGAACACGCTTTAGGAATGATATTATCACTTTTTAATAAATTTAGAAAAGCAGATAATGAAGTTAGAAACGGTAAATGGTTACGAGAAGATAACAGAGGAATTGAACTAGATGGAAGAACCATTGGTTTAATTGGTTACGGTAATATGGGAAAATCATTTGCAAAAAAATTAAGAGGTTTTGATGTAAAAGTACTTTGTTACGATATCAAACCAAATGTTGGCGATGAAAATTGTACCCAAGTTTCTTTAGAGGAATTACAACAAAAAGCAGATGTTTTAAGTTTACACACACCTCAAACTGCATTAACTACAAATATGATTGATGCCAATTTTATCAATGCTTTTTCTAAACCATTTTGGTTGATAAACACGGCAAGAGGAAAATCAGTAGTTACTTCCGATTTAGTGGATGCCTTAAAATCATCAAAAGTTTTAGGAGCAGGTCTAGATGTGTTAGAATATGAAAAAAAATCTTTTGAAAACTTATTTGTAAATCAAGATATGCCCGAAGCTTTTCAATATTTAATAAAGGCTGATAATGTTTTATTATCTCCTCATGTTGCAGGTTGGACGGTTGAAAGTAAACAAAAATTAGCGCAAACAATTGTTGATAAAATAAAGACTATTTTTTGTTAG